Proteins encoded together in one Prinia subflava isolate CZ2003 ecotype Zambia chromosome W unlocalized genomic scaffold, Cam_Psub_1.2 scaffold_31_NEW, whole genome shotgun sequence window:
- the LOC134565027 gene encoding uncharacterized protein LOC134565027 has protein sequence METRATIRRPNGRRGGPGLVEEVSGRTRALSLADESIGVLASRPGGATTVFGKIIGKAFLWSRQRRGLGASPKLDYEGKELHLSLIKKKKKQKNYEVVILQASIAFQNSFLWGNKTVITACLQGSRVLVLETGVSCLDRGKNNAGVAYGMLTLSAIRSLIVLPLDATLFLVMPKEPIIELSGAGDSGESLLGHVVIVGEMCVAHLGLTNGFRMVVDEGPEGGQSVSRMHLPVLGGGQLGWPPG, from the exons ATGGAGACGCGGGCCACGATCCGTCGGCCCAATGGGCGCCGCGGAGGGCCGGGCTTAGTGGAGGAAGTGTCGGGGCGGACACGGGCGTTGTCCTTGGCTGACGAGAGTATCGGGGTGCTGGCCTCTCGCCCTGGTGGCGCCACTACCGTCTTCGGAAAGATTATCGGCAAGGCGTTTCTGTGGTCTCGTCAGCGACGAGGACTAGGAG CATCCCCCAAACTGGATTATGAGGGCAAGGAATTACATCtttctctaattaaaaaaaaaaaaaagcaaaaaaattacgAGGTGGTCATCCTGCAGGCTTCAATAGCTTTCCAGAACTCGTTTCTGTGGGGAAATAAGACCGTGATAACAGCATGCTTGCAAGGGTCACGAGTGTTGGTACTGGAAACTGGAGTGAGCTGCTTAGACCGGGGGAAAAACAATGCAGGCGTTGCCTATGGGATGTTAACTTTAAG TGCCATTCGTTCCTTGATCGTTTTGCCCCTAGACGCGACACTTTTCCTAGTCATGCCTAAGGAGCCAATTATCGAGTTGTCTGGAGCAGGAGATTCTGGTGAATCT cttcttggGCATGTCGTGATTGTTGGCGAGATGTGTGTTGCTCACCTGGGCCTGACCAATGGATTCCGGATGGTTGTGGATGAAGggcccgagggtgggcagtctGTCTCTCGCATGCATCTACCCGTTCTGGGTGGCGGTCAGTTGGGCTGGCCGCCTGGCTAA